The proteins below come from a single Leptidea sinapis chromosome Z, ilLepSina1.1, whole genome shotgun sequence genomic window:
- the LOC126978663 gene encoding uncharacterized protein LOC126978663 isoform X2, with the protein MKCGKVSLQERSRARIKTAIPNEKPRRYCEKRLINPEHEEDPRWLIGLQRYYCNENEPILNESHNSGRVQQENLDLFLSVQNLQFQGEAQQSKRPRTSFKYKTLLNKQKHRMFVKELIEEVHNEPGRTSELTYYFDDYAKYLDRSGNSSEKSSLINVTNESKTNKAIQTQFRGSDTNVQLKKVKKTRKRDTVPRTKKNDEINDKNLEKAQISFHKHGKTKILTISRNESPSTLQVIRVDVVCYQSGSSMSLYEDNKPVKESNDHNNNYRIDLKHKHLANKYLLTSSVKTLDENTRGAKVTLLCKTFKLAERSRIASERKTKFLKENVNITIKHK; encoded by the exons ATGAAGTGTGGAAAGGTAAGCCTTCAAGAGCGGTCGCGAGCCAGGATCAAGACTGCAATACCAAATGAGAAACCGCGGCGCTACTGTGAAAAGCGGTTAATAAACCCGGAACATGAAGAGGATCCTCGCTGGTTGATAGGGTTACAAAG gtattattgtaatgaaaacgAACCCATATTAAACGAGTCACACAATAGCGGTCGAGTTCAACAAGAAAACTTGGACTTATTTCTCTCCGTACAAAACTTACAATTTCAAGGCGAAGCTCAGCAAAGTAAAAGACCACGGACCAgttttaaatacaaaactttGTTGAACAAGCAAAAACATAGAATGTTCGTGAAGGAGCTCATTGAAGAAGTTCATAATGAGCCTGGGCGAACCTCtgaattaacttattattttgatGATTACGCAAAATACTTGGACCGTTCAGGGAATTCGTCGGAAAAATCAAGCTTAATTAATGTAACGAATGAAAGTAAGACGAATAAGGCTATACAAACACAATTTCGAGGCAGCGATACGAACGtgcaattaaaaaaagttaaaaagacACGCAAAAGAGATACTGTTCCACGTACTAAAAAAAACGATGAAATTAACGATAAAAATTTAGAGAAAGCCCAAATATCGTTTCATAAGCATGGCAAAACTAAAATTCTTACTATTTCGAGGAATGAAAGCCCTTCTACTTTGCAAGTTATAAGGGTTGATGTTGTCTGCTATCAAAGCGGTAGTTCTATGTCTCTTTACGAAGACAATAAACCCGTTAAAGAATCAAACGATCACAACAATAATTATAGAATAGATTTAAAGCACAAACACCTGGCAAATAAATACCTTTTGACAAGCTCAGTGAAAACTTTAGACGAAAATACTCGCGGAGCCAAGGTAACACTGCTTTGTAAGACATTTAAGCTTGCGGAAAGATCTCGTATAGCGTCTGAAAGAAAAACTAAATTTCTCAAAGAAAATGTTAACAtcacaataaaacataaatga
- the LOC126978663 gene encoding uncharacterized protein LOC126978663 isoform X1 has product MVTMKCGKVSLQERSRARIKTAIPNEKPRRYCEKRLINPEHEEDPRWLIGLQRYYCNENEPILNESHNSGRVQQENLDLFLSVQNLQFQGEAQQSKRPRTSFKYKTLLNKQKHRMFVKELIEEVHNEPGRTSELTYYFDDYAKYLDRSGNSSEKSSLINVTNESKTNKAIQTQFRGSDTNVQLKKVKKTRKRDTVPRTKKNDEINDKNLEKAQISFHKHGKTKILTISRNESPSTLQVIRVDVVCYQSGSSMSLYEDNKPVKESNDHNNNYRIDLKHKHLANKYLLTSSVKTLDENTRGAKVTLLCKTFKLAERSRIASERKTKFLKENVNITIKHK; this is encoded by the exons atgg taacaATGAAGTGTGGAAAGGTAAGCCTTCAAGAGCGGTCGCGAGCCAGGATCAAGACTGCAATACCAAATGAGAAACCGCGGCGCTACTGTGAAAAGCGGTTAATAAACCCGGAACATGAAGAGGATCCTCGCTGGTTGATAGGGTTACAAAG gtattattgtaatgaaaacgAACCCATATTAAACGAGTCACACAATAGCGGTCGAGTTCAACAAGAAAACTTGGACTTATTTCTCTCCGTACAAAACTTACAATTTCAAGGCGAAGCTCAGCAAAGTAAAAGACCACGGACCAgttttaaatacaaaactttGTTGAACAAGCAAAAACATAGAATGTTCGTGAAGGAGCTCATTGAAGAAGTTCATAATGAGCCTGGGCGAACCTCtgaattaacttattattttgatGATTACGCAAAATACTTGGACCGTTCAGGGAATTCGTCGGAAAAATCAAGCTTAATTAATGTAACGAATGAAAGTAAGACGAATAAGGCTATACAAACACAATTTCGAGGCAGCGATACGAACGtgcaattaaaaaaagttaaaaagacACGCAAAAGAGATACTGTTCCACGTACTAAAAAAAACGATGAAATTAACGATAAAAATTTAGAGAAAGCCCAAATATCGTTTCATAAGCATGGCAAAACTAAAATTCTTACTATTTCGAGGAATGAAAGCCCTTCTACTTTGCAAGTTATAAGGGTTGATGTTGTCTGCTATCAAAGCGGTAGTTCTATGTCTCTTTACGAAGACAATAAACCCGTTAAAGAATCAAACGATCACAACAATAATTATAGAATAGATTTAAAGCACAAACACCTGGCAAATAAATACCTTTTGACAAGCTCAGTGAAAACTTTAGACGAAAATACTCGCGGAGCCAAGGTAACACTGCTTTGTAAGACATTTAAGCTTGCGGAAAGATCTCGTATAGCGTCTGAAAGAAAAACTAAATTTCTCAAAGAAAATGTTAACAtcacaataaaacataaatga